A window from Marinagarivorans cellulosilyticus encodes these proteins:
- the tsf gene encoding translation elongation factor Ts, translating to MAISASMVKELRERTSLGMMECKRALQETDGDIDQAIENLRKQSGLKAAKKAGRTAADGVVSVIVSDDGSYGTVIEVNSETDFVARDEGFMAFADKVLAAAHEAKSEDVAAVMTGALGEEREALVQKIGENLSVRRISAISSDGVVGAYKHSNNRIAVLVELKGGDAELARDIAMHVAAVNPQVVSPDQMPQDLVEKEKEIIASQPDMAGKPAEIVEKMVMGRISKFLKEGSLIEQPFVKNPELTVGALAKQAGAEVVSFVRFEVGEGIEVEEADFAAEVAAQVAAAKG from the coding sequence ATGGCAATTTCTGCTTCTATGGTGAAAGAGCTGCGCGAGCGCACTAGCCTTGGCATGATGGAGTGTAAAAGAGCGCTTCAGGAAACTGATGGCGATATCGATCAAGCGATTGAAAACTTGCGTAAGCAAAGTGGTTTGAAAGCGGCTAAGAAAGCTGGCCGTACCGCTGCTGACGGTGTTGTTAGCGTTATCGTAAGTGACGATGGCTCTTACGGTACTGTTATTGAAGTTAACAGCGAAACCGACTTTGTTGCGCGTGACGAAGGCTTTATGGCTTTTGCTGATAAAGTATTGGCAGCTGCGCACGAAGCAAAGTCTGAAGACGTTGCGGCAGTAATGACGGGTGCTTTGGGTGAAGAGCGTGAAGCATTGGTTCAAAAAATTGGCGAGAACCTAAGCGTTCGTCGCATTAGCGCTATTAGCTCTGACGGCGTTGTTGGTGCTTATAAGCACTCAAACAACCGCATTGCGGTATTGGTTGAGTTGAAAGGTGGCGATGCTGAGTTAGCGCGTGACATAGCTATGCATGTTGCTGCTGTTAATCCGCAAGTTGTTTCTCCTGATCAAATGCCACAAGATTTGGTTGAGAAAGAAAAAGAAATCATTGCTTCACAACCTGATATGGCTGGGAAACCTGCCGAGATCGTTGAAAAAATGGTTATGGGTCGTATCAGCAAGTTCCTTAAAGAGGGCAGCTTGATCGAGCAGCCTTTCGTTAAAAACCCTGAGTTAACAGTGGGTGCTTTGGCTAAACAAGCCGGTGCGGAAGTTGTTAGCTTTGTGCGTTTTGAAGTGGGTGAAGGTATCGAAGTAGAAGAAGCTGACTTCGCAGCAGAAGTTGCCGCGCAAGTTGCAGCAGCAAAAGGTTAA
- the pyrH gene encoding UMP kinase yields the protein MPTTRDRKYKRILLKLSGEQLMGDEGFGIDPKVLDKMALEIGQLVGIGVQVGLVIGGGNLFRGAALSKAGLDRVTGDHMGMLATVMNALAMRDALERSNISSSVMSAIPMSGVVEHYDRRRAIRLLEDGEVVIFSAGTGNPFFTTDSAACLRGIEVDAELVLKATKVDGVYTADPVKDPTATRYERLSYDTVLADKLGVMDLTAICLCQEHDMPVRVFQMDKPGALLNIVVGGNEGTLIEAQGE from the coding sequence ATGCCGACGACACGTGATCGTAAATATAAGCGTATTCTACTGAAGCTCAGTGGTGAGCAGCTTATGGGGGACGAAGGCTTCGGGATCGACCCGAAAGTTCTCGATAAAATGGCGTTAGAGATTGGCCAGCTGGTCGGTATAGGTGTTCAGGTTGGTTTAGTCATTGGTGGTGGTAACCTTTTCCGTGGTGCCGCGCTGAGTAAAGCCGGCTTAGATCGCGTGACGGGTGATCACATGGGCATGCTGGCCACAGTCATGAACGCGCTTGCGATGCGCGATGCCTTGGAACGATCTAATATTTCATCCTCGGTTATGTCTGCTATCCCTATGAGCGGTGTGGTAGAACATTATGACCGCCGCCGCGCAATTCGTTTGCTAGAAGATGGCGAAGTGGTTATTTTCTCTGCCGGTACAGGTAATCCCTTCTTTACTACAGACTCTGCTGCCTGCCTGCGCGGTATTGAGGTTGATGCCGAGCTTGTGCTTAAGGCGACTAAAGTTGATGGCGTGTATACCGCAGACCCGGTAAAAGACCCAACTGCAACCCGTTATGAGCGTTTGAGCTACGACACAGTGTTGGCCGATAAACTTGGCGTGATGGATTTAACCGCGATTTGCTTGTGCCAAGAGCATGATATGCCGGTGCGTGTATTCCAAATGGATAAGCCTGGCGCATTACTGAATATTGTTGTGGGTGGTAACGAAGGGACTTTAATTGAGGCGCAAGGCGAATAA
- the frr gene encoding ribosome recycling factor, whose product MINEIKKDAEERMKKAITALGTNFNKIRTGRAHPSILDSVHVSYYGSDTPLSQVANISVLDARTLSISAWEKSMVPEIEKAIMKSDLGLNPSSMGELIRVPMPALTEETRKNYIKQAKNEAENARISVRNVRRDANGALKDLVKDKEISEDDERRAQDDVQKITNKYIAEVDAAFAAKEKDLMVI is encoded by the coding sequence ATGATTAACGAAATCAAAAAAGACGCCGAAGAGCGCATGAAAAAAGCGATTACGGCTTTAGGTACTAACTTCAATAAAATTAGAACAGGACGTGCGCACCCTAGCATTCTGGACAGCGTACACGTTTCTTATTACGGTTCTGATACACCTTTATCGCAGGTAGCGAATATCAGTGTTTTAGACGCCCGAACGCTATCGATCAGCGCATGGGAAAAGTCTATGGTGCCTGAAATCGAAAAAGCGATTATGAAGTCTGATTTGGGTTTGAATCCTTCGTCTATGGGTGAGCTTATCCGCGTGCCTATGCCTGCGCTTACAGAAGAAACCCGCAAAAACTATATTAAACAAGCAAAAAATGAAGCTGAAAATGCCCGTATTTCGGTGCGTAATGTGCGCCGTGATGCCAATGGCGCATTGAAAGACTTAGTTAAAGATAAAGAAATCAGTGAAGATGATGAGCGTCGCGCGCAGGATGACGTGCAAAAAATAACCAACAAGTATATTGCCGAAGTTGATGCTGCTTTTGCAGCAAAAGAAAAAGACCTCATGGTTATATAA
- the uppS gene encoding polyprenyl diphosphate synthase — MNSLRHVAIIMDGNNRWAKLQGKSGIFGHKAGVERIRDVLGACRKRDVEALTLFAFSSENWKRPPKEVEALMGLFYNYLKKEAKKLADDGVRLKVIGNRDRFSPRLMDAITEAESIACGVESTLVIAADYGGKWDIANAARRLAEQVAAGQIKPEQVTEQTMEPYMSTDGLPPLDLLIRTGGEYRISNYLLWQAAYAELYFSPLLWPDFNAEAMNVAADDFHSRQRRFGKTSEQIKASMGDSSA, encoded by the coding sequence GTGAATTCTCTTCGTCATGTTGCCATCATTATGGATGGCAACAACCGCTGGGCTAAGCTGCAGGGCAAGTCCGGCATTTTTGGTCATAAAGCGGGTGTGGAACGCATTCGTGATGTACTTGGTGCTTGCCGAAAGCGCGATGTAGAAGCGTTAACGCTATTTGCATTTAGCAGTGAAAACTGGAAGCGCCCACCCAAAGAGGTGGAGGCCTTAATGGGCCTTTTTTATAACTATCTGAAAAAGGAAGCCAAGAAGCTCGCTGACGACGGCGTTCGCTTAAAAGTTATCGGTAATCGAGATCGCTTTAGTCCGCGTTTAATGGATGCTATTACCGAAGCTGAATCCATAGCTTGCGGTGTTGAGAGTACACTGGTGATTGCGGCAGATTATGGCGGCAAGTGGGATATTGCCAATGCTGCGCGAAGATTAGCCGAACAGGTTGCTGCCGGCCAGATCAAACCTGAGCAGGTAACAGAGCAAACCATGGAACCCTACATGTCTACCGATGGTTTGCCGCCTCTTGATTTGTTAATTCGCACTGGTGGTGAATACCGTATTAGTAATTATCTATTGTGGCAGGCCGCTTATGCTGAGCTGTATTTTAGTCCGCTATTGTGGCCAGACTTTAATGCCGAGGCAATGAACGTGGCAGCCGATGACTTCCACTCTCGCCAGCGTCGTTTTGGGAAAACCAGCGAGCAAATAAAGGCGAGCATGGGAGATTCCAGTGCTTAA
- a CDS encoding phosphatidate cytidylyltransferase, with the protein MLKQRVITAVILLAVFLITLFVMAPIGFQLFVLLMFGVAAWECSNLAGLSHLLARASYALALTAGVITGWLYLPVVDGLRSFFVVAAVWWAVALLWVQGYPASTIFWQSRVARALIGALTLIPAGVAVLTIHGFANGQWLVLALLLLVAAADTGAYFSGKAFGKRKLAPNVSPGKSWEGVIGGLILVSSIALAYGVLSGQAWYIGLVLALPAAAVSVLGDLLESMLKRHRGVKDSGTILPGHGGVLDRIDGVTAAAPIFALALIASGWLL; encoded by the coding sequence GTGCTTAAACAACGTGTGATTACAGCCGTTATATTGCTGGCTGTTTTCCTAATAACGCTCTTTGTGATGGCGCCGATTGGCTTTCAACTTTTTGTTTTGCTGATGTTTGGTGTTGCCGCTTGGGAGTGCTCTAATTTGGCAGGGCTTTCTCATCTGCTTGCGCGCGCGAGCTACGCCTTGGCATTGACTGCTGGTGTTATTACTGGGTGGTTATATTTGCCGGTAGTGGATGGGTTGCGCTCCTTTTTTGTTGTTGCAGCGGTTTGGTGGGCTGTGGCGCTGCTTTGGGTGCAAGGTTATCCGGCAAGTACTATTTTTTGGCAAAGTCGCGTTGCACGTGCGTTGATTGGTGCATTAACACTCATTCCTGCGGGCGTAGCCGTTTTGACTATTCACGGTTTTGCCAATGGGCAATGGCTGGTGTTGGCCTTGTTGTTGTTAGTGGCAGCCGCTGATACTGGCGCCTATTTTAGTGGTAAAGCGTTTGGAAAGCGTAAGCTGGCACCTAATGTTAGCCCTGGGAAGTCTTGGGAAGGTGTAATCGGGGGGCTAATTCTTGTGTCTTCAATTGCACTGGCTTACGGTGTATTAAGTGGCCAAGCTTGGTATATCGGCTTAGTGTTAGCGTTACCTGCTGCGGCAGTTTCTGTATTGGGTGATTTACTTGAAAGCATGCTCAAGCGGCACCGTGGGGTAAAAGATTCTGGCACTATTTTGCCTGGTCATGGCGGTGTGTTGGATCGAATAGACGGCGTTACGGCCGCAGCCCCAATATTTGCCTTGGCGCTCATTGCAAGTGGTTGGTTACTGTGA
- the ispC gene encoding 1-deoxy-D-xylulose-5-phosphate reductoisomerase: protein MTASQLEQVTILGATGSIGVSTLDIIARHNDKFSVFALTGYSQIDKLFEQCVAYAPRYAVVANADAAAQLTRMLKLQGNKTQVLYGEQALADVAGHVDVDTVVAAIVGAAGLVPTLAAAKQGKKILLANKESLVMAGGLFMAAVKHGGATLLPVDSEHNAIFQCLPAAYESLEHAGVSRVLLTGSGGPFRDRCRSELLNVTPEQACAHPNWSMGQKISVDSATMMNKGLEFIEACWLFNARSDQIEIVVHPQSIVHSMVEYADGSVLCQMGMPDMRTPIANCLSWPERIEAGVERLDFTRLSQLEFHAPDFERFPCLRIAIDAINQGGTTPAAINAANEEAVAAFLARKIGFLDIPSVVAQVANGWSHGEPSGLADVISADQEARALAQRYITTLK, encoded by the coding sequence GTGACTGCAAGCCAGCTTGAACAAGTCACAATTCTTGGTGCCACCGGCTCTATTGGCGTTAGCACTTTGGATATTATTGCTCGCCATAACGATAAATTTTCTGTTTTTGCCCTTACTGGATACAGCCAGATAGATAAGCTATTTGAGCAATGTGTGGCTTATGCGCCGCGTTATGCTGTAGTCGCTAACGCCGATGCTGCCGCGCAGCTTACGCGGATGTTAAAGCTTCAAGGTAACAAAACGCAGGTGCTTTACGGCGAGCAGGCGCTGGCCGATGTAGCTGGGCATGTGGATGTAGACACTGTAGTGGCCGCAATTGTGGGTGCAGCAGGTTTGGTGCCGACACTCGCGGCAGCTAAACAGGGCAAGAAAATATTGCTAGCGAATAAAGAATCCCTTGTGATGGCAGGCGGCCTTTTTATGGCGGCGGTTAAGCACGGTGGAGCAACGCTATTACCTGTAGATAGCGAGCACAATGCTATTTTTCAGTGCTTGCCTGCGGCTTATGAGTCTTTAGAGCACGCCGGTGTTTCTAGAGTGCTGTTAACGGGGTCTGGCGGGCCGTTTCGCGATCGCTGTCGTTCCGAGCTGCTTAACGTTACGCCAGAGCAAGCTTGCGCGCACCCGAATTGGAGCATGGGGCAAAAAATATCTGTCGATTCTGCGACCATGATGAATAAAGGGCTGGAGTTTATTGAGGCTTGTTGGTTATTTAACGCTCGCAGCGACCAAATTGAAATTGTTGTTCATCCGCAAAGTATTGTTCATTCAATGGTTGAATACGCAGATGGCTCTGTACTGTGCCAAATGGGCATGCCGGATATGCGAACGCCCATCGCCAATTGTTTAAGTTGGCCCGAGCGCATAGAGGCGGGGGTGGAGCGCTTAGATTTTACCCGCCTGAGTCAGCTTGAGTTCCACGCGCCTGACTTTGAACGCTTCCCCTGTTTGCGCATCGCCATAGATGCTATTAACCAAGGGGGAACAACACCGGCCGCAATTAATGCTGCTAACGAGGAAGCCGTAGCAGCTTTTCTAGCGCGTAAAATAGGGTTTCTTGATATTCCAAGTGTTGTTGCTCAAGTAGCTAATGGCTGGTCGCACGGAGAACCATCGGGATTAGCTGATGTCATATCCGCCGATCAAGAAGCTAGAGCTTTAGCGCAGCGCTACATCACTACGCTGAAATAG
- the rseP gene encoding RIP metalloprotease RseP, producing MEFIHTVAVFLFVLLILVSIHEWGHFIIARKCGVRVLRFSVGFGKPFWRFYDKYGTEFAVAPIPLGGYVKMLDETDENVAPADKNKTFESRKTWQQIAILAAGPIANFILAVLLFWWLAMQEATLPSPVIGEVEPNTPAAYAGLEEGQHIIAIDGVVTPGRSDVYERLTHRLGESGSIIVTVKYPDSSDLTYDMEVVIRDWMKGSEAPDPLAGIGVKFYRPHIPALIDSVLEGSAAEDAGFLAGDEVIKVDELEVDGWQSWSEYVRQRPNQPLAVSVKRNGRVKELTLTPSLVEVKGFGKVGQAGVGVKAVSWPENMLVTRKLGITAALDKAVEDTWSNSVMVLVSIKKLLLGQISIKNLSGPIGIAKVAGDSARAGLQYYLHFMAVLSVYLGVFNLLPIPILDGGRIVFCLAEGIKGSPLSERVKMAGLQLGLMFMGVLMIMAFYNDILRL from the coding sequence GTGGAATTTATTCATACCGTTGCAGTTTTTTTGTTTGTACTCCTCATCTTGGTATCTATCCATGAGTGGGGGCACTTTATTATTGCGCGCAAGTGCGGTGTTAGAGTACTGCGTTTTTCGGTGGGCTTCGGTAAGCCTTTTTGGCGCTTTTATGACAAGTACGGTACCGAATTCGCGGTAGCGCCTATCCCGCTTGGCGGGTATGTAAAAATGCTGGACGAAACAGACGAAAACGTTGCGCCAGCGGATAAAAACAAAACGTTTGAAAGCCGTAAAACATGGCAGCAGATTGCCATCTTAGCGGCAGGGCCGATTGCTAATTTTATTTTGGCGGTATTGCTATTTTGGTGGCTAGCTATGCAAGAGGCCACCTTGCCAAGCCCCGTTATCGGCGAGGTCGAGCCTAATACACCAGCGGCTTATGCTGGCTTGGAGGAAGGGCAGCACATTATCGCGATAGATGGCGTCGTTACGCCTGGGCGAAGCGATGTGTACGAGCGTTTAACCCACCGTTTAGGCGAATCTGGCAGCATTATTGTGACGGTGAAATACCCAGACAGCAGCGATTTAACCTACGACATGGAGGTTGTGATTCGCGATTGGATGAAAGGTAGTGAAGCGCCAGATCCTTTAGCTGGGATTGGTGTGAAGTTTTATCGGCCGCATATTCCTGCCTTAATTGATAGTGTATTGGAAGGCAGTGCGGCTGAGGATGCTGGATTCCTCGCCGGAGACGAAGTGATCAAAGTCGATGAGCTTGAGGTGGATGGTTGGCAGAGCTGGAGTGAATATGTTCGTCAAAGACCTAATCAGCCGCTAGCGGTCAGTGTTAAGCGTAATGGGCGCGTAAAAGAGCTGACTTTGACCCCTTCATTAGTCGAAGTTAAAGGGTTCGGTAAAGTTGGCCAAGCGGGTGTTGGCGTTAAAGCCGTATCCTGGCCGGAAAATATGCTTGTAACCCGAAAGTTAGGTATTACAGCGGCTTTAGATAAAGCGGTTGAAGACACTTGGTCCAATTCAGTGATGGTGCTGGTTTCGATTAAAAAACTGCTGCTAGGGCAGATATCGATTAAAAACTTGAGCGGCCCGATAGGCATTGCTAAAGTTGCCGGCGATTCAGCAAGGGCGGGCCTGCAGTACTACTTGCACTTTATGGCAGTTTTAAGTGTTTATTTGGGCGTGTTTAATTTACTGCCCATCCCCATTTTAGATGGCGGCCGTATTGTTTTTTGTTTGGCAGAAGGCATCAAAGGTTCTCCACTTTCCGAGCGCGTGAAAATGGCGGGCCTGCAGTTAGGTTTGATGTTTATGGGGGTACTGATGATTATGGCTTTTTATAACGATATTCTTCGCCTTTAA
- the bamA gene encoding outer membrane protein assembly factor BamA, whose amino-acid sequence MKYTFRFGRVLPVILVTASLVIASSTWAQGFRIGDIQIEGLQRVSPAPVFAALPVVAGDYADSESVAAIMRALFATGFFTDIKVLHEGDVLIVRVFERPAISAVNLDGNKAIKSEQLETVMHDNGLKQGEILKREVLDGLVRELERQYVSQGRYSAAVEPEIVSQPNNQVEVNINIDEGDVAGIQHINIVGNKVFSDDELIGLFESKKAGWLSWITSDNRYAKERLTGDIEKLESFYLDRGYLDFNVVSTQVSLSPDKKSIFITLNVSEGEIYTVTDIEIAGDPVLPEETVKRLVLLRSGETFAQNLMTSTSEYITSLLGNAGYTNAKVEGIPDKNIEDKTVKVTFFIDPQKRVYVRRVMFRGNSRTSDEVLRREMRQMEAASASNSRIEQGKVRLERLGFFKEVNVENIPVPGTEDQVDVQYSVEEQHSDSISASLGYSQGYGATVGANLQVNNWLGTGKKVGIGINYNKYQTSYNFSYTDPYFTPDGVSRGISLYYRKRDTDGLQNTASYATNSYGLNLSFGYPMTEVQRVNFGVGLNHLEIIPGDYVMEEISSSFNQLDLSRYPYLYVNEDDLLTSFDPDGNGLLEDIALPINYVTEPMLTDYVEPGFVDKHGNEFNYASGNLSWVRSTLNRGILATRGNFQSVSLEVTSPASGLEYYKFELKGQYFQPVTRNLTLRLKGNIGYGDGYGDMDRLPFFENFYGGGFGSVRGFESNSLGPRQTPVIQYDTTPTEYVATDSNGDGIADFSDPRGEALILCDENRRDYLIRNGRPIARECEEGKLRLSVPDLGYNIRSIGGNFIVEMSSELIFPIPFIDDQRSMQMAAFIDAGNVFDTECGRYQANCFSFGFERLAASYGLGMTWISPMGPLTFSVAKPFQYNDFEYQQRETFQFSFGSGF is encoded by the coding sequence GTGAAATACACTTTTCGTTTTGGGCGGGTTCTTCCCGTCATTTTGGTTACGGCTAGTTTAGTTATAGCTTCTAGCACTTGGGCCCAAGGCTTTCGCATTGGCGATATTCAAATAGAGGGCTTGCAGCGGGTGTCTCCTGCGCCGGTGTTTGCTGCATTGCCTGTTGTGGCTGGCGATTATGCTGATAGTGAATCGGTAGCGGCCATTATGCGTGCATTATTTGCTACAGGCTTTTTTACAGACATTAAAGTGTTGCATGAAGGCGATGTACTTATTGTTCGCGTATTCGAGCGACCAGCGATCAGTGCGGTTAACCTCGATGGTAACAAGGCTATTAAGAGCGAACAGCTTGAAACTGTTATGCACGATAATGGCCTTAAACAAGGTGAAATTTTAAAGCGCGAAGTGTTAGATGGTTTAGTGCGCGAACTCGAGCGCCAATATGTTTCGCAAGGGCGCTATTCTGCAGCTGTAGAGCCCGAAATTGTAAGCCAGCCCAATAACCAAGTAGAGGTCAATATTAATATTGATGAAGGCGATGTGGCCGGGATTCAACACATTAATATTGTGGGTAATAAAGTATTTAGTGATGATGAGCTTATCGGCTTGTTTGAATCTAAAAAAGCCGGTTGGCTTTCGTGGATTACCAGCGATAACCGCTATGCCAAAGAACGATTGACCGGCGATATTGAAAAGCTTGAATCTTTTTACCTCGACCGCGGCTACCTTGATTTCAATGTTGTTTCTACTCAGGTGTCTTTGAGCCCAGATAAAAAGTCCATTTTTATCACTTTAAACGTTTCTGAAGGCGAAATTTATACCGTTACCGATATTGAGATTGCAGGTGACCCCGTTTTACCCGAGGAAACCGTTAAACGCTTAGTGTTATTAAGAAGTGGTGAAACCTTCGCGCAAAACTTAATGACAAGCACCAGCGAATACATTACTTCGTTGTTGGGAAATGCGGGTTATACCAACGCGAAAGTAGAGGGCATACCCGATAAAAACATAGAAGATAAAACCGTAAAAGTTACTTTTTTTATTGATCCGCAAAAGCGTGTTTATGTTCGCCGTGTAATGTTTAGAGGGAATTCGCGTACTTCTGATGAAGTTCTTCGCCGAGAAATGCGTCAAATGGAGGCGGCTTCTGCATCTAATTCGCGTATAGAGCAGGGCAAAGTTCGGCTTGAGCGCTTAGGCTTTTTTAAAGAAGTCAATGTCGAGAATATACCGGTGCCAGGCACTGAAGACCAAGTCGATGTGCAGTATAGCGTCGAGGAGCAGCATTCTGATTCAATCAGTGCCAGCTTGGGGTATTCGCAAGGTTATGGTGCTACTGTCGGCGCAAATTTGCAGGTTAATAACTGGCTCGGTACCGGCAAGAAGGTAGGCATTGGTATTAATTACAATAAATATCAAACCAGCTATAACTTTTCTTATACCGACCCCTATTTTACGCCGGACGGCGTTAGCCGCGGGATTAGTTTGTATTACCGAAAGCGTGACACAGATGGCCTTCAAAATACGGCCTCTTACGCTACTAACAGTTATGGCTTGAACTTAAGTTTTGGCTATCCAATGACTGAAGTTCAGCGTGTTAACTTTGGTGTTGGATTAAATCACTTGGAAATTATTCCTGGCGATTATGTGATGGAAGAAATCAGTTCAAGCTTTAATCAGTTGGATTTATCGCGTTACCCCTATTTGTATGTCAACGAGGACGATTTGCTGACATCGTTTGACCCTGATGGCAATGGCCTTCTAGAAGATATTGCATTACCCATTAATTATGTTACCGAACCCATGTTGACCGACTATGTTGAGCCTGGTTTTGTAGATAAGCATGGCAATGAATTTAATTATGCTAGCGGCAACTTAAGCTGGGTACGCAGTACTCTAAATCGAGGAATTTTGGCGACGCGTGGTAATTTCCAGTCGGTTTCATTAGAGGTAACAAGCCCAGCTAGCGGCTTGGAATATTATAAGTTCGAGCTGAAAGGTCAGTACTTTCAGCCGGTTACTCGCAACCTAACATTACGCTTGAAGGGCAATATCGGATATGGCGATGGTTATGGAGACATGGATCGCTTACCGTTTTTTGAAAACTTTTATGGCGGTGGCTTTGGGTCGGTGCGCGGTTTTGAGAGTAACTCTTTAGGGCCGCGGCAAACGCCTGTGATTCAGTACGACACAACGCCCACGGAATATGTTGCTACGGATTCTAATGGCGATGGTATTGCCGATTTCTCGGACCCGCGTGGTGAAGCGCTTATTCTTTGTGATGAAAATCGCCGAGATTACCTTATTAGAAATGGGCGACCTATTGCTCGAGAATGTGAAGAAGGTAAGCTCCGTCTGAGCGTGCCTGACTTGGGATATAACATTCGTTCTATTGGTGGTAACTTTATTGTTGAAATGTCATCAGAACTGATTTTCCCGATTCCTTTTATTGATGATCAGCGTTCTATGCAAATGGCGGCATTTATTGATGCGGGTAACGTTTTTGATACTGAGTGTGGCCGTTATCAGGCTAACTGTTTTAGCTTTGGCTTTGAGCGTTTAGCGGCGTCTTATGGCTTAGGTATGACTTGGATATCGCCAATGGGGCCGCTTACCTTTAGTGTTGCTAAGCCATTTCAGTACAATGATTTTGAATATCAACAGCGAGAAACTTTCCAGTTTTCCTTTGGTTCAGGTTTCTAA
- a CDS encoding OmpH family outer membrane protein has protein sequence MKLKTLLAAAFLMLAAPLAFAGKTVIFNPQAAILGTEAAKARDAELKADKDFAALVAKIENLRAEMMSLQKDAEKNGMTWSADQQAEHKKKMTYLSEDFQLAQKKAQAEQNAAVMKLMQEAEAKLEPILKAYMEEKDIDLILHAQAAVIAKPVADITMDITDRLNKAK, from the coding sequence ATGAAGCTTAAAACTCTTTTAGCCGCTGCTTTTTTGATGTTGGCAGCACCGTTAGCGTTTGCCGGAAAAACTGTTATTTTTAACCCTCAGGCCGCCATATTGGGGACCGAGGCAGCAAAAGCGCGCGACGCTGAACTTAAGGCCGATAAAGATTTTGCCGCGCTGGTCGCTAAAATTGAAAACTTGCGTGCAGAAATGATGTCTTTGCAAAAAGATGCTGAAAAAAATGGCATGACGTGGAGCGCAGACCAGCAAGCTGAGCATAAAAAGAAAATGACGTATTTAAGCGAAGACTTCCAGCTTGCGCAAAAGAAGGCTCAAGCCGAGCAAAATGCAGCAGTTATGAAATTAATGCAGGAAGCTGAAGCTAAGCTGGAGCCTATTTTGAAGGCCTATATGGAAGAAAAAGATATTGATTTGATTTTACATGCTCAGGCAGCGGTAATCGCCAAGCCCGTAGCAGATATCACTATGGATATCACTGATCGTTTAAATAAAGCGAAATAA
- the lpxD gene encoding UDP-3-O-(3-hydroxymyristoyl)glucosamine N-acyltransferase, with product MPSSYNLTDLTTLLDAQLLGDGECIISGIGDAATATAGQITFISNKKYLPQLDTSAASAVLLAAPLDNCAVVNQLIVADPYLAYAKLTLIFDNRPKTPALIHPAAVVDPSAKLGEGVRIAAGCVVEAGAEVGDHTELCAGAVVGPNAKLGQHCLLHANATIAHHCVLGNRVKVHSGTTVGSDGFGYAPSRDEGWVKIHQLGRVVIGDDVEVGANCAIDRGAIKDTIIADGVIIDNLVHIAHNVTIGKRTAIAGCVGIAGSTEVGAGCTMGGFVAINGHLKIADNVHFNGGTVVTKSIAEAGHYASGSPMQDVRSWRRNMVRLSQLDEWVGRIKKLEDQQ from the coding sequence ATGCCGTCGAGCTATAACCTTACAGATCTCACCACATTACTCGATGCGCAGCTCCTTGGTGATGGTGAATGTATTATTTCCGGGATTGGTGATGCGGCAACAGCGACTGCTGGCCAGATTACTTTTATCTCGAATAAAAAATATCTGCCGCAGCTTGATACGTCGGCTGCCAGTGCTGTGTTGTTAGCCGCGCCATTGGATAATTGCGCGGTTGTTAATCAGTTAATTGTTGCAGACCCTTATTTGGCATATGCCAAATTAACACTCATTTTTGATAATCGTCCTAAAACACCAGCCCTTATTCATCCTGCGGCAGTTGTGGACCCTAGTGCCAAGCTCGGCGAGGGTGTGCGCATTGCAGCGGGTTGTGTTGTTGAGGCGGGTGCAGAGGTTGGTGATCACACTGAATTATGCGCTGGCGCGGTTGTTGGCCCGAATGCAAAGCTGGGCCAGCATTGTTTATTGCATGCTAATGCGACCATTGCGCACCACTGCGTATTAGGTAATCGCGTAAAAGTGCATAGTGGCACAACCGTTGGCTCTGATGGTTTTGGTTATGCGCCATCGCGTGACGAGGGCTGGGTGAAAATTCATCAGCTTGGGCGTGTGGTGATAGGGGATGATGTTGAAGTGGGTGCTAACTGTGCTATCGATCGCGGAGCCATTAAAGATACGATAATCGCCGATGGCGTTATTATCGACAACCTTGTACATATCGCGCACAACGTGACTATTGGCAAGCGCACAGCAATTGCCGGCTGCGTAGGCATTGCTGGTAGCACAGAGGTTGGTGCAGGCTGTACAATGGGCGGCTTTGTTGCCATTAATGGCCACCTAAAAATTGCCGATAATGTCCACTTTAATGGCGGCACTGTCGTGACAAAATCTATCGCAGAAGCGGGGCATTACGCATCGGGTTCGCCGATGCAAGATGTTCGTTCTTGGCGTCGTAATATGGTGCGTTTAAGCCAACTAGATGAGTGGGTTGGGCGCATTAAAAAGCTGGAAGATCAGCAGTAA